A window of Gammaproteobacteria bacterium genomic DNA:
GTCAGCAGGCGGCCGACCACCTCAGAGACCTCGTCCCTGAAGTGCGCGATCTCTGGACGGGTATTGCAGATTTCCCAGGCATGAACTGCCTTGGGGTTGTTGGACGGATCCTGTTTGCAACGGAGTACGTCAACCTGCGATACGTAGCCAAACGGTCGTTGGTCGGGCTTGAGGATGGCAGCGAAGGAGCATTTGCTGTTTTCCAGCGCGCTCTCCACATCGGCGACGGTCGCATCACAATCCAGGGCCGGGAAGTCTCCCGACATGATCTCACCGACTTTCATCCGGTTACCCTCCACGCAACATGAGTCACGCTTCGAGTGTGATACATAATTCCTGAAAAAGTGTGATAGATGACGCAAAAACGCGGACGCTGGCCACGGAATCCGAAAATGCTTACAAAACTGGGATAAATAGCCTAGAACTCAAAAAGTGCTTTTAATTCAGCAAGTTGAGTGTCGGCCTGTTGCTGGGGATAGGGGTCCGGTGGCAGGACGCCCCAGACCGGGCGCGGCCAGGCAGGGTCGGTTTCCCGGCGCGCGATCACGTGCACGTGCAATTGCGGCACCTGGTTGCCGAGGGCCGCGACGTTCATCTTGTCAGCCTGCGCCCAAGCCTGCAGTTGCCGGCTGGCCAGGCTGACTTCTGTCACCAAGCGTTGTTGATCCGCTTCCGCCAGTTCATGGATTTCGCGTCGATCGGCCTGTCGCGGCACGAGTATGAGCCAGGGGAAATTGGCATCGTTCATCAACAGCACGCGGCACAGCGGCAGATCACCCACAAGAAAGGTGTCTGCCGCCAGTCGTGGATGCAGTGTGAATGTCATCAGCCGAGCTTGCGAATTTCCTGCAGGGCAACCGAGGCGGTGGCAAAGTCGAGGGCACCCGCCGTGCGCATGTCGGACAGGACGCGATGGGCATGCTGCACGCGTTGCTGCCGCTCTTCCAGCCACTGTCGGGCAATGTCCTCGGCATCCTTGGCCTTGCGCTTGCCTTTCAGGGCCAGTCCTGCGAGACGACGCTGCTGGACATAAAGGTTGTCACGCAGCGTGCCACGTGCGATGGCCTGCCAGTGTCCATCCACCGGCAGGTTTTCGATTTCCTCGCGCAACCAGCCAAGCTCCAGGCGCGTCTCGATATGGAAGTAGGCGCGGGCGATATCGGTAATGGACAGCTTGACCCCGTCCGCGATATCGACGATATCGAGGGCGGAATACAGCGGTCGAAGCGATGCGATATTGCGCCCCAGGACTTCCGGCACGCCAAGGTCGATGTACTGCTGGATGCCTTCGTTCAGCTGGTTCACTTCCAGCGGCCCCATGACGTCATCCAGTACACCGAGCAGTTCGTTCACGCCCGGTGCGTAATGATCAACGGCATCCGCGATGTCGGCCGCATTCTCCGGCCGATCCAGCAGCCAGTGGGTCACGTGCTTGACCAGGCGGGCACACTGCACGTTCATGGTGATCTGCAGGTTGGCCGGGATCTTGTTGTCCAGGCTCTCGATCTCCGACCAGATGGCACGCATGCCCAGCACTTCGCGGGCGATGGTGTAGGCCTTCGCAACTTCCGCCATGCTGGAACCCGATTCCTCGCGCATGCGATGCGCGAAGGTCGGACCCATGCGATGCACCATGCTGTTGGTGATCGCAGTCGCGATGATCTCGCGGCGCAGGCGGTGCTCCGGCATCAGGTCCGGGTAACGCTTGCGCAGTGGCGCCGGGAAGTAATGTTCGAGCTCTCGCGACAGGTAGCTGTCTTCCGGTACATCGGACTCCAGCAGGTCGTCGTAGATGTCCATCTTGGCGTAGGAAAACAAGACCGACAGCTCGGGGCGCGTCAGGCCCTTGGTGGCGGCTCGACGGTCGGCCAGTTCTTCCTCGTTGGGCAGGAACTCGAGCTGGCGGTTGAGACGACCCTCGCGTTCGAGAATGCGCATCAGCCAGGCATGTTCGGTAATGCGCGTCGGCGCCTGCGCCTCGGCAACCGAGATGGCCTGGGTCTGCAGGTAATTGTCCCGGAGCACGAGCTCGGAGACTTCGTCCGTCATGTCGGCCAGCAGCTTGTTGCGTTGTTTTTCGCTGAGCTTCTTCTTGCTGGCCGCATCGGTCATGGCGATGTTCAGCAGGATCTTGATGTTGACCTCGTGGTCGGAGCAGTCAACGCCGCCGGCATTGTCGATGAAGTCGGTATTGGCACGACCACCCTTGAGGGCGTACTCGATGCGCCCCAGCTGGGTCAGCCCCAGGTTGCCACCTTCGCCGACCACGCGGCAGCGCAGCTCGGAACCATTGACACGCACGGCATCGTTGGCACGGTCGCCGCAGTCTGCATTGGTTTCGCTGCGTGCCTTGACGTACGTGCCGATACCGCCGTTCCACAGCAGGTCCACCGGCGCCAGCAGGATGGCGCGAATCAGTTCGTTCGGGGTCATCTCGGTTTCTTCGATACCGAGCGCCTCACGGACTTCTTCCGAGAGCTTGATGCTCTTGGCCGATCGTGAAAACACGCCGCCACCCTTGGAAATCACGCTGGTGTCGTAGTCCTCCCAGCTGGAGCGCGGCAGTCGGAACATGCGCTCGCGTTCCTTGAACGAGGCCTCCGGATCCGGGAAGGGATCGAGGAAGATGTGCATGTGATTGAAGGCGGCCTTCAGCTTGATGTGGCGTGACAACAGCATGCCGTTGCCGAAGACATCACCGGCCATGTCGCCGATGCCGACCACCGAGAAATTGGTGGACTGCGTGTTGATGCCGATTTCGCGGAAGTGTCGCTTTACCGATTCCCAGGCACCGCGGGCCGTGATGCCCATGCCCTTGTGGTCGTAGCCCACCGAACCGCCGGACGCAAAGGCGTCACCCAGCCAGAAACCGTATTCCTCCGACAGGCTGTTGGCGATGTCGGAGAAGGTGGCCGTGCCCTTGTCGGCCGCAACGACCAGGTAGGGATCGTCTTCATCGTGGCGACAGACCTGGCTGGGCGGCTTGATCTTGCCATCGACGATGTTGTCGGTGATGTCCAGCATGCCGCGCAGGAAGGTCTTGTAGCATTCAACGCCTTCGGCCAGCTGCGCTTCGCGATCCGGGCTGGACGGGGGTTGCTTGACGACGAAACCGCCCTTGGAGCCAACCGGCACGATCAGGGTGTTCTTTACCTGCTGGGCCTTCATCAGGCCGAGGATCTCCGTGCGGAAGTCTTCGCGACGATCCGACCAGCGCAGGCCACCGCGCGCAACCGAGCCACCACGCAGGTGCACGCCCTCGACACGGGGCGAATAGACCCAGATCTCGAATGCGGGCTTCGGTAGCGGCAGCTCGGGGATGCGGCTGGGATCGAACTTGAAGGAAATGTAGTCCTTGTCGTTCTTGTCGGCGTCCTGCTGGTAGAAGTTGGTGCGCAGCGTGGCGGTCAGGGCATTCAGGAAGGCGCGCAGGATGCGATCATCATCCAGGCTGCTGACAGCTTCCAGACCGGCACGGAATGCCTTGATGCGTTCCTTCACCTGGCTGTCGCGCTGCTTGTTGGCTTTCGGATCGAACTTGAGTTCGAAAAGCTCGACCAGCTCGCGGGCCAGGCCGGCATTGCGAACCAGGGTCTGTTCCATGTATGCCTGCGAGAACGGCATGCCGGTCTGCATCAGGTACTTGCAATAGGCCCTTACCAGGACCACCTGGCGCCAGGTCAGCTGGGCGCTCAGCACGAGCTTGTTGAAGCCGTCGTTCTCGGCCTGTCCGGCCCAGACACGGGCAAAGGTTTCCTGGAAGATGTCTTTCACATCCTCCGGCTGGATGCCGTTGGCATCGCTGTAGATGATGTCGAAATCCTGGATCCAGATGATACCGCCGTCATCCAGCTCGACTTCGTAGGGGCGTTCCGAAATGACCTTGAGACCCATGTTCTCGAGCATCGGCAGGGCATCGGAAATCGGCAGCGGCTGTTCGCGATTGAAAACCTTGAACCGCCACAGGCCCTTCGGGTTGTGCTGCGGTCGATACAACGACATCTGCAGGACATCGTCATTGACCAGGCCGCTCATGCGTTCCAGGTCGAATGCGGCAGCCTTCGGCTTCACGTCCTCGCGGTAAGCAGGCGGCAACGCTTCTGCGAAGCGACCATACAGGCGCAAGCCATGCTCCTCGCCATACATGTCGACCACCGCATCGCGCAGGCGGTCGAGCCAGGAGCGCACGATTTCCTCGATGTCCTGTTCCAGGCTTGCAACATCGATGCTGGGGAATTTCCAGGGCGTGGTGCGCACGATCAGGTGCACGCGGGCCAGTACCGATTCGGATATCTGCGCAGAAGAGTCGACATGATGACCGTTGAGTCGATCCTTCAGCAGCAACATGATCTTTTCACGAATCTGCGTGTTGTATCGATCACGCGGCACGTAGATCAGGCAGGAGAAATAACGGCCAAAGGAATCACGACGAATGAATACCTTGACGCGCTGGCGCTCCTGCAACTGCTGCACGCCGGTCGCGATCCGGAACAGTTCGTCGGTCGAAGCCTGCAGCAGCTCGTCACGCGGGAAGGTTTCGAGAATGTGCAGCAAGGCCTTGCCGGCGTGCGAGTTGAAGGGCAGGCGCGAGCGCAGCATGACCTGCTCGACCTTCTGGCGCAGCAGCGGAATGTCACGCGGCGAGCGCGAATAGGCGCTGGATGTGAACAGGCCGAGGAAGCGGCGTTCGCCAACGACATTGCCGTCGGCATCGAATCGCTTGATGCCGATGTAGTCCAGGTAGGAAGGGCGATGCACGGTGGCTACGGAATTGGCCTTGGTAATGATCAGCAGTTCGCGAGCCCGGGCCGTCTTTCGAATGTCTTCCGGCAGAACGATGTGGCTCTGCGAGGCATCCTTGCGCTTGTCGCTCAGGATGCCCAGGCCGGAACCGCGCACGGCCTTGAGGACGTCCTTGCCATCCTCCTCGACCAGGTCGTATTCGCGGTAGCCGAGGAAAGTGAAATGGTTGTTGACCAGCCAGTCCAGGAACTTGATGCCTTCGCCAACCTCGGCCGGATCCAGTTTCGGCGGCGTCTTGGACAGCAGGTTGATTATTTCCGAGGCGCGTTCGCGCATCTCGCTCCAGTCCTCGACCGACAGGCGCACATCGTTCATCGCCGACAGCAGCGTATCCTCGAGGTCCTTCAGGGCCTGCTTGTCGGTGACCTTGTCGATTTCGAATCGGATGAAGGATTCCTGCACAGTGCCGATCAGGTTGTCGTGCGGCGCAACGACTTCCTCGATCTCGCCCTTGCCATTGCGCTGCACCTTGAAGATCGGGTGCACGGTCAGGTGAATCGAAAAGCCTTCCTGGTTCAGTGCCATGCTGGCGGAATCGACCAGGAACGGCATGTCGTCATTGACCATCTCGACAATGGTGTGCGTCGATGTGTAGCCATGGGTCTTGCGCGTCGGGTTGTAGACGCGCACTGCGCATTCGCTGGCCTTGCGCTTCCAGGAAAACGAGAGATGGGCAAGTGCGGCGGAGCAGAGCTCGGCAGGCTGGCGCGAAGCGATATCCTCGACGGCCACCGCGCTGTAATAATGTTCAACGAAGTGTTCGTGCAGATCCCGCTCCTCGGCGCTGGCTTTCTTTCGCGCCTGGGCGATCAACTTGTCGATCTTCTTGTTCTTCTGGTCCTGCGACTTCGCCGGCATGGTGCTTGCGTTCCCCGTGGCTGTGATTTGATGACTGGACTCTGGCGAGCAGAAAACGCGCTAATTGTAGGGCTTTTCTTCCGCTTCTGCATGAAGAATCAAGCGTTTATCCGCACATCTTCAAACTCAAACAACCGTTTCAATCCGACCATTGGCAGCCGTCGCCGCCCGGCGGTGAATCCGTGCTCGACAAAAAAGGGCGGCCAATGGCCGCCCTTTCTCGATGCTGCACCCGGGGGTGCCGATCAGTATGGCTTCTCGAGGTCCTTGATGACCGCCGCAAGCCAGCGACAGGCCTCACCACCCGTCAGGCAGCGGTGGTCAAAGGTGATCGACAGCGGGACTCGCTTGTGCGTTTCCACGCCACCCATGACCGGCACCACGTCATGACGCAGGCCGCCGGTTCCGAGAATTGCGACCTGCGGCGGCACCACCACCGGCGTGGCATAGCGGCCGGCCATCATGCCGAAGTTCGACAGGGTGATGGTCGGGTTCTTCATGTCTTCCGGTGCGACTTCGCGAGCACGGGTCTTGTGCTTGATGATATTCAGGTCCTCGCGCAGCTGCTGGCCATTCTTGGTGTCGGCATTGCGGATGACGGGCACGATCAGGCCGTCCGGCGTATCGACAGCCATGGCCAGGTCCACCTGCTGGTGGATGGTCATTTCCATCTTGTCGCCGTCATACCAGGCATTCATCTGCGGCACGGTGCGGCAGCCAGCGACCACGGCACGGATGATGCGCGCGGTAATGTCCTGGCCAGGCATCCAGCCGTGGATGTCGGCGTCGTCGAACAGCGTGCACTCCATGACCTGGCTGCGAGCCGCGGTCATCGACTTGTGCATGGCGCGGCGTGGGCCCTTGAGCTGCTGCGGGCCGAAGGTGACACCCTCGGCATGCGGCGGCACGTCCCAGCCACCGCCGACGCTCATGCCGCCCATTCCCATCGACTGGGGCTGGGCCTGCTGCTGGGCACCACCGGAATTCATGAAGGCGTCCACGTCGGCCTTGGTGATCTGGCCCTTGGAGCCGGTTGCCGGCACCTGGGTGAGGTCGCAACCGCATTCCTTGGCGTAGGCGCGCGTGGCCGGCGAAGCCTTGGGCTTGCCCGTGCCATGGGTAATGTTCACCGGCGGGGTGAAAGCCTTTGCCTGAGCTTGGGACTGGGCTGGAGCAGGGCGCGGCTTCGCCTTGCGCTCGCGCTTGGCGCCCTTGCCCTTGCGAATGACCACGGTCTCTTCGAGGTCCGCGTCCGAGGTCGCCATCTTGCCGACCACGGTGCCGGAATCTTCCGACATCGCGACTTCCTTGGTTTCCGGCTCGTCGGCAGCGTCATCGGAGCCGTCGCCTTCGACCTTGAAATCACACAGCGCGGAGTGGGTCGGCACGATGTCGCCGTTTTCCCAGTGCAGCGCGGTGATTTCGCCTTCGTACGGGGAGGGCACGTCGACCACGGCCTTGTCGGTTTCGACGGCGACCAGCGGATCGTCGACCTTGACCTTGTCGCCGACCGATACCTTCCACTCGACAATCTCGGCTTCCTGCAGGCCTTCACCGAGGTCCGGCAGGTTGAAGGTGCTGCCACCTTTCTTGCCGCCGACGGCTTTCTTGGGCGCAGGCTTGGCCTTGTCATCGGCCTGGGCCTTCTTTTCTTCCTGCTGCGGCTCGTCCGCTTCCGGCGCCGCACCATCGACCTCGTCGAAATCGACCAGCGCGGAATGCGTCGGCACGATGTCGCCGTTGGCCCAGTGCAGCTTCTTGATCTTGCCGTTGTACGGGGAGGGCACGTCGACCACGGCCTTGTCGGTTTCGACCGCAACCAGCGGATCGTCGACCTTGACCGTGTCGCCTTCCTTCACTTTCCATTCGACGATTTCCGCTTCCTGCAGTCCTTCGCCGAGATCGGGCAGATTGAATGTGGTCGGCATGTCAGTCCTCCAGCGTCTTGCGGATGGCCTTCACGATGCGGTTCACGCTCGGCATGTAGTCATGCTCCAGCTTGAACAGCGGCATCGGCGTGTCGTAACCGGCGACGCGCTGGATCGGGGCCTCGATGCTGAACAATGCCTTCTCGGCGACTTCGGCAGCAATTTCGGCGCCCATGCCGGCGGTGCGCGGTGCTTCGTGGATGATGACCAGGCGACCGGTGTGCTCCACCGAGGCCAGCACGGTCTCGTAGTCCACCGGGCTGATGGTCGCGAGGTCGATGACCTCGCAGGAAATGCCTTCCTCTTCCATCTGCTTGGCGGCCTGCAGCGTCTCGTGGATCATCGCGCCCCAGGACACCAGCGTCACGTCGTCGCCTTCCTTGAGGACGAAAGCGGTGTCCAGCGGCAGTGCTTCGCCGTTGTCTTCCACTTCCTGCTTGTTCAGGCGGTACATGCGGGTCGGTTCCAGGAACACGACGGGATCCGGATCACGGATGGCAGCCAGCAGCAGGCCGTAACCGCGCTGCGGCGAGCTCGGCATGACGACGCGAATGCCCGGCATGTGCGCGAACATGGCTTCGTTGGACTCCGAGTGATGTTCCGGGGCATGGATGCCGCCACCACTCGGGGCACGCAGCACCATCGGCACGTTCATGCGGCCACGGGTACGGGTGCGCAGGCGTCCGGCGTGGTTGATCATCTGGTCGACAGCCGGGTAAATGAAGCCCGAGAACTGGATCTCGGCCACCGGTTTCATGCCCTGCGAGGCCATGCCGATGGAAATGCCTGCGATCAGGGCTTCGGCCAGCGGCGTGTCGATGACACGTTCCTTGCCGAACTGCTCCTGCAGGCCGGCCGTGGCGCGGAACACACCGCCGTTCACGCCGACGTCCTCGCCGAGCACGACAACGGAGTCGTCCTTCTTCATTTCGTGCGCCATCGCCATGGTCAGCGCTTCAATCAATGTCACCTTAGCCATGGTCGCGGGCCTCCTCTTCCGCTTCGGCACGCTGGGCGAGCAGATCCTCCGGCATGTTGGCGAACATGTGATCGAACATGTCCGTCACCGGCGGCTTGCCAGCAGCCTTGTACTTCTTCACTTCTTCGTCGACGCGCTTGGCACATTCGGCCTTCCAGGCGTCTTCCTTCTTGTCGTCCCAGGCCTTCTTCGACTCCAGGTACTTGCGCAGGCGAACCAGCGGCTCCTTGGCCCAGTTCTCCTCGACTTCGTCCTCGGAGCGGTAACGACGCGCGTCGTCGGCCGTGGTGTGGTCGGACAGGCGATAGGTCATCGCTTCGATCAGGGTCGGGCCCTTGCCGGAGCGTGCCTTCTTCAATGCGGTTTCCATGGCATCGCGCATGGCGATGATGTCGTTGCCGTCGACCTGCAGGCTTTCCATGCCACCGGCGATGCCCTTTTGCGCCAGGGTTTCGCAGCGGGTCTGGATTTCCAGCGGGACGGAAATGGCCCACTTGTTGTTGGCTACGACAAAAACGGATGGCAGGTCCCAGGCGCCGGCGCAGTTCAGCGATTCGTAGAAGTCGCCCTGCGAGGTGCCGCCGTCACCGATGACGGACACGGAAGCCGCCTTCTTGCCCTGGTACTTCAGGGCAAACGCCGCACCGGTCGCGTGGTGGTTCTGCGTGGCAATGGGCACTGCCCACGGGAAGTCGTGCTTCGGGCCGGAGAAGTTGTTGCCGCGCTCGTCGCCGCCCCAGAACATCAGCACTTCGTGCGGGTGCACGCCGCGCTCGAACTGCGCGCCATACTCGCGGTACATCGGGCAGAACACATCTTCCGGGATCATCGACAGGCCGACGCCGACATGCACGGCCTCGTGGCCGAGGCAGGAGGCATAGGTTCCCAGCTGGCCGGTGCGCTGCAGCGCGATGGCCTTGGTATCGAAGACACGGACAAACACCATCTTCTTGTACATCTCGACAAGTTCCTTGGTGTTCTCGGCAAACTTCGGCAGCTTCTTGGCAACAAGCTTGCCGTCCTGATCCAAGTACTGGAGGTACTTGATCTCGAATTTAGCGACGGTTTTCAACGGCACATCCTCCTGACCGCGCCAGCCGGAAGGCTCCGGCATGACTTGGGGAAAGCAATTTGTTCAGAGCCACGGCCGTAAGCAGCCGTGGTTGGAATGTGGCAGGCCGGTGAGCAATGGCCTGCTCCGGGCTGCTAGAATGACCTTTTCTGGCCGACCGAGCCCGTCCACCCGGAGCTGAAATCACCGGGCGGCGGCTTGGCAAGAGCGCGATTCTAGCAAAACCCCGGCAGCTACGGGAAATCCCGCTGCCGAGGCATGACGGATACGGGGAATCCAAGCCAATGAACAAGAGAGAACTGGAAGGCAGCATCCGTACGGACCTGAAAGGACAGCTGACCTACGATGGCTACCTGCGACTGGATCGGATCCTCGATGCCCAGGAGCCGCTGTCAGAACCCCATCACCATGACGAGATGCTGTTCATCATCCAGCACCAGACCTCCGAGCTGTGGATGAAGCTGATCCTGCACGAGCTTGACGCCGCGATCGAGTCCATCCGCGAGGACAAGCTGGAGCCCTGTTTCAAGGTGCTGGCGCGGGTCAAGCAGGTCCAGCAGCAGCTGTTCAACCAGTGGGCGGTGCTCGAAACCCTGACGCCCTCCGAGTACGCCGAGTTCCGGAATGTCCTGGGTGGCGCCTCCGGCTTCCAGTCGGCCCAGTACCGGGCGCTGGAATTCCGCCTCGGCAACAAGAATCCCGACATGATCAAGGTCTTCGAGTACTCGGAGGATACCCATGCCTGGTTGCAGGGCATCCTCGAAGCACCCAGCCTGTATGACGAGTTCCTGCGCTACCTGGCTCGTCGCGGCCTGCCGGTGCCGGAGGACCGGGTCGAGCGCGACTGGTCCCAGCCCTACGAGGCCAGCGCCAAGGTCACCGCAGTCATGAAAACCATTTACCAGAACCGGGACCGTTACTGGGCGGCCTACGAAATGGCCGAAAAACTGGTCGACGTGGAAGAAATGTTCCAGCTCTGGCGTTTCCGGCACATGAAGACCGTGGAGCGGGTCATTGGCTTCAAGCAGGGTACGGGTGGCTCTTCCGGGGTCGGTTTCCTGCGCAAGGCGTTGGAACTGACCTTCTTTCCCGAGCTGCTGGACGTGCGTACCGAGCTCGGGGGTTGATGCCGACTGGTCAAATTTTCGCCAAATACAGTCAAATTGACCCAGGTCAGTGTCCTGAATCCCTAACTCGCTGATTCTAAAGGCGCTCCGGGGCCACCGGCCGGTGGCCCCGGGTACATAAATGGGGCCCGATTCTTTATAATGACGGGCTTTCCGCAACCATTCAGATTCATTAAAACAAGAGGTGTCACATGGCAGACCTGTTCGAGAACCCGATGGGTGTCGACGGCTTCGAATTCGTTGAATACGCGGCTCCCCAGCCGGAGATGCTGCACGAGCTGTTCCAGAATCTCGGCTTCACCGCGGTCGCGAAGCACAAGAGCAAGAAGGTCACCCTGTATCGCCAGAATGACGTCAACTTCCTGCTGAACGAAGAGCCGGGCAGCTTTGCCATGGATTTCGCCGCCGAGCACGGCCCCTGTGCCGCCGGTTTTGCGATTCGCGTCAAGGACGCTGCCAAGGCCGAGAAGCTGGCCAAGGAAAACGACGCCAAGTTCTTCGACAAGAAGCCGGAAACCCTGCCGCTGGACGTGCCGGCGCTGGAAGGTATCGGTGGATCGGTGCTGTACATGGTCGAACAGTATGGCGACAAGGGCGATTGCTACGCCGCCGACTTCGAGTACATCGTCGATGACAAGAACCCGAAGGGCCTCGGCCTGACCTTTGTCGACCACCTGACACACAACGTCGAGTTCGGCAACATGCAGACCTGGTCCGATTTCTACGAAAAGCTGTTCAACTTCCGCGAGATCCGCTACTTCGACATCAAGGGTGCGCAGACCGGCCTGGTGTCCAAGGCGATGACGGCGCCGGATGGCATGGTGCGCATCCCGTTGAACGAGTCCGCGGACGAGAAATCGCAGATCAACGAATACCTGCGTGAATACAAGGGCGAGGGCATCCAGCACATCGCCATGTTCACCGACAACATTTACGACACCGTCGAAGGCCTGCGCGCCAACGGTCTCGAGTTCCTGGACACGCCGGATACCTATTACGAAGTGATCGAGGAAAAGATTCCTAATCACAACGAAGATATCGAGCGCATGCAGAAGAACAAGATCCTGATGGATGCCGATCCGGAAACGAAGTCGAAGAAGCTGCTGCAGATCTTCACGAAGAACGCGATCGGTCCGATCTTCTTCGAGATCATCCAGCGCAAGGGCAATGAAGGCTTCGGTGAAGGCAACTTCCAGGCGCTCTTCGAATCGATCGAGCGGGATCAGGAGAAGCGCGGAGTATTGTAAAGCCGGTTATCTTGCCCGCTGGCGGTGTTGCGCAGCGGCTCGAAATGCTCACGTATTGCCATATACGTTGCGCTTTCTCGCCGCTCCGCGCCTTACCAGCAAACAAGATTCCTCGGCCCTCGAGGCTCACGCTTTTCAATCAACAAGTCTGAGTGGATTGAAGCGGCCGGATGGCCGCTTCGTTCAGAAAGGGAAAAGAGAAATGTCGGCAGACAAGAAGAATTACATGTCGGGTTTCGGAAACGAGTTCGCCACGGAGGCGATCGAGGGTGCATTGCCGGAAGGCATGAACTCGCCGCAGGTCGCACCGCTCGGCCTGTATGCCGAGCAGCTGACCGGCACGGCGTTCACTGCACCGCGCGCCCACAACGAGCGCAGCTGGTTGTATCGTATTCGTCCGGCCGTCATCCACGGTGATTTTTCCCTGCTGGCTGCGGGCAGCTTCCATTCCCATTTCAGCGAACTTCCGGCGACGCCGAACCAGTTGCGCTGGAATCCTTTTCCGCTGCCGAAAGCAAAGACCGATTTCATCGATGGCATCTTCACGGTAGCCGGTAACGGTTCGCCGGAGACGCAGGGCGGTTGCGGTGTGCACATGTACTGTGCCAATGCCTCGATGGAAGGTCGCTACTTCTACAACGCCGATGGCGAAATGCTGATCGTGCCGCAGCTGGGCCGCCTGAAGATCCGCACCGAGCTCGGCGTGCTGGATATCGAACCGCAGGAAATCGCGGTTGTTCCGCGCGGTGTGCGCTTTGCCGTGGAACTGCTCGACAAGGAGGTTCGCGGCTACATTGCCGAAAACTTCGGCGCCAACCTGATCCTGCCGGACCTGGGTCCGATCGGCTCCAACTGCCTGGCAAATCCCCGTGATTTCCTCACACCGGTGGCGGCTTACGAAGATGTCGAGGGCGATTTCGAACTGGTCGCCAAGTTCCAGGGCCGCCTCTGGTCGGCGAGCATCGACCATTCGCCGCTGGACGTGGTCGCCTGGCATGGCAACTACGCGCCGTACAAGTACGACCTGCGCCGTTTCAATACG
This region includes:
- a CDS encoding HIT domain-containing protein — its product is MTFTLHPRLAADTFLVGDLPLCRVLLMNDANFPWLILVPRQADRREIHELAEADQQRLVTEVSLASRQLQAWAQADKMNVAALGNQVPQLHVHVIARRETDPAWPRPVWGVLPPDPYPQQQADTQLAELKALFEF
- a CDS encoding alpha-ketoacid dehydrogenase subunit beta, which produces MAKVTLIEALTMAMAHEMKKDDSVVVLGEDVGVNGGVFRATAGLQEQFGKERVIDTPLAEALIAGISIGMASQGMKPVAEIQFSGFIYPAVDQMINHAGRLRTRTRGRMNVPMVLRAPSGGGIHAPEHHSESNEAMFAHMPGIRVVMPSSPQRGYGLLLAAIRDPDPVVFLEPTRMYRLNKQEVEDNGEALPLDTAFVLKEGDDVTLVSWGAMIHETLQAAKQMEEEGISCEVIDLATISPVDYETVLASVEHTGRLVIIHEAPRTAGMGAEIAAEVAEKALFSIEAPIQRVAGYDTPMPLFKLEHDYMPSVNRIVKAIRKTLED
- a CDS encoding 2-oxo acid dehydrogenase subunit E2, with the translated sequence MPTTFNLPDLGEGLQEAEIVEWKVKEGDTVKVDDPLVAVETDKAVVDVPSPYNGKIKKLHWANGDIVPTHSALVDFDEVDGAAPEADEPQQEEKKAQADDKAKPAPKKAVGGKKGGSTFNLPDLGEGLQEAEIVEWKVSVGDKVKVDDPLVAVETDKAVVDVPSPYEGEITALHWENGDIVPTHSALCDFKVEGDGSDDAADEPETKEVAMSEDSGTVVGKMATSDADLEETVVIRKGKGAKRERKAKPRPAPAQSQAQAKAFTPPVNITHGTGKPKASPATRAYAKECGCDLTQVPATGSKGQITKADVDAFMNSGGAQQQAQPQSMGMGGMSVGGGWDVPPHAEGVTFGPQQLKGPRRAMHKSMTAARSQVMECTLFDDADIHGWMPGQDITARIIRAVVAGCRTVPQMNAWYDGDKMEMTIHQQVDLAMAVDTPDGLIVPVIRNADTKNGQQLREDLNIIKHKTRAREVAPEDMKNPTITLSNFGMMAGRYATPVVVPPQVAILGTGGLRHDVVPVMGGVETHKRVPLSITFDHRCLTGGEACRWLAAVIKDLEKPY
- a CDS encoding CBS domain-containing protein, producing the protein MKVGEIMSGDFPALDCDATVADVESALENSKCSFAAILKPDQRPFGYVSQVDVLRCKQDPSNNPKAVHAWEICNTRPEIAHFRDEVSEVVGRLLT
- a CDS encoding NAD-glutamate dehydrogenase, with the protein product MPAKSQDQKNKKIDKLIAQARKKASAEERDLHEHFVEHYYSAVAVEDIASRQPAELCSAALAHLSFSWKRKASECAVRVYNPTRKTHGYTSTHTIVEMVNDDMPFLVDSASMALNQEGFSIHLTVHPIFKVQRNGKGEIEEVVAPHDNLIGTVQESFIRFEIDKVTDKQALKDLEDTLLSAMNDVRLSVEDWSEMRERASEIINLLSKTPPKLDPAEVGEGIKFLDWLVNNHFTFLGYREYDLVEEDGKDVLKAVRGSGLGILSDKRKDASQSHIVLPEDIRKTARARELLIITKANSVATVHRPSYLDYIGIKRFDADGNVVGERRFLGLFTSSAYSRSPRDIPLLRQKVEQVMLRSRLPFNSHAGKALLHILETFPRDELLQASTDELFRIATGVQQLQERQRVKVFIRRDSFGRYFSCLIYVPRDRYNTQIREKIMLLLKDRLNGHHVDSSAQISESVLARVHLIVRTTPWKFPSIDVASLEQDIEEIVRSWLDRLRDAVVDMYGEEHGLRLYGRFAEALPPAYREDVKPKAAAFDLERMSGLVNDDVLQMSLYRPQHNPKGLWRFKVFNREQPLPISDALPMLENMGLKVISERPYEVELDDGGIIWIQDFDIIYSDANGIQPEDVKDIFQETFARVWAGQAENDGFNKLVLSAQLTWRQVVLVRAYCKYLMQTGMPFSQAYMEQTLVRNAGLARELVELFELKFDPKANKQRDSQVKERIKAFRAGLEAVSSLDDDRILRAFLNALTATLRTNFYQQDADKNDKDYISFKFDPSRIPELPLPKPAFEIWVYSPRVEGVHLRGGSVARGGLRWSDRREDFRTEILGLMKAQQVKNTLIVPVGSKGGFVVKQPPSSPDREAQLAEGVECYKTFLRGMLDITDNIVDGKIKPPSQVCRHDEDDPYLVVAADKGTATFSDIANSLSEEYGFWLGDAFASGGSVGYDHKGMGITARGAWESVKRHFREIGINTQSTNFSVVGIGDMAGDVFGNGMLLSRHIKLKAAFNHMHIFLDPFPDPEASFKERERMFRLPRSSWEDYDTSVISKGGGVFSRSAKSIKLSEEVREALGIEETEMTPNELIRAILLAPVDLLWNGGIGTYVKARSETNADCGDRANDAVRVNGSELRCRVVGEGGNLGLTQLGRIEYALKGGRANTDFIDNAGGVDCSDHEVNIKILLNIAMTDAASKKKLSEKQRNKLLADMTDEVSELVLRDNYLQTQAISVAEAQAPTRITEHAWLMRILEREGRLNRQLEFLPNEEELADRRAATKGLTRPELSVLFSYAKMDIYDDLLESDVPEDSYLSRELEHYFPAPLRKRYPDLMPEHRLRREIIATAITNSMVHRMGPTFAHRMREESGSSMAEVAKAYTIAREVLGMRAIWSEIESLDNKIPANLQITMNVQCARLVKHVTHWLLDRPENAADIADAVDHYAPGVNELLGVLDDVMGPLEVNQLNEGIQQYIDLGVPEVLGRNIASLRPLYSALDIVDIADGVKLSITDIARAYFHIETRLELGWLREEIENLPVDGHWQAIARGTLRDNLYVQQRRLAGLALKGKRKAKDAEDIARQWLEERQQRVQHAHRVLSDMRTAGALDFATASVALQEIRKLG